GTAGACATGTCATTCCTCCGCAGATTTTTTGCAGGTGAACCGCAGCAAGTAAGACCGGATGATGAAGATTTTGTCCTGGAGTTGAAGGGGCAAATCGCTGCCATCAACAAGTCGCAAGCGGTCATCGAATACTCGCTTGATGGTCACATTCTGACTGCCAATGATAACTTTTTGCGATTGATGGGATATAGCCTGGATGAGATCCGCGGACAGCATCACAGTATCTTTGTCGATCCAGCCTATCGCAATAGCCCAGAGTACCGTTCCCTTTGGGATAAACTGGGTCATGGAAATGTCGATTCTGGACAGTACAAGCGCGTAGCCAAGGGGGGACGAGAGATCTGGATTCAGGCTTCCTACAACCCGATTTTCGATGCTCACGGCCGTCCCAGCAAAGTGGTGAAGTTTGCAACGGATATCACCAAAGAGAAAATGCAAGCGGCTGATTTTGCGGGCCAATTGTCAGCTATCAGTAAATCACAGGCGATTGTCGAATTCACACTCGATGGTCGCATCCTGCATGCCAACGATAACTTCCTGAACGTACTTGGCTATACGTTGAATGAAGTAAAAGGACAGCATCACAGTATTTTTGTCGACTCAGGTTATCGCAACAGCAAGGAATATCGAGCGTTTTGGGAAAAGCTGGGGCGCGGCGAATATGATGCCGGCCAATATAGGCGCCTTGCCAAAGGTGGTCGAGAGATCTGGATCCAAGCTTCTTACAACCCTATTTTTGATGTAGGTGGTAAGCCGTTCAAGGTAGTCAAATATGCAACGGATGTTACCGCTCAGGTACAGGCCAGCAAGAAATTGCAGGAAGCGGTCGACGAAACCCTGGAAGTTGTTTCAATGGTGGCGGCAGGGGATCTTACCCAGCATATTTCACCGACAGGTAAGGACGGTGCTATTGCAAAGCTTTGCGAGGGAATTAACAGCTTGGTTGACCAGCTTCGCGAGACAG
The window above is part of the Chitinivorax sp. B genome. Proteins encoded here:
- a CDS encoding methyl-accepting chemotaxis protein, whose product is MSFLRRFFAGEPQQVRPDDEDFVLELKGQIAAINKSQAVIEYSLDGHILTANDNFLRLMGYSLDEIRGQHHSIFVDPAYRNSPEYRSLWDKLGHGNVDSGQYKRVAKGGREIWIQASYNPIFDAHGRPSKVVKFATDITKEKMQAADFAGQLSAISKSQAIVEFTLDGRILHANDNFLNVLGYTLNEVKGQHHSIFVDSGYRNSKEYRAFWEKLGRGEYDAGQYRRLAKGGREIWIQASYNPIFDVGGKPFKVVKYATDVTAQVQASKKLQEAVDETLEVVSMVAAGDLTQHISPTGKDGAIAKLCEGINSLVDQLRETVSRIKQTVDAINVASGEIASGNTDLSQRTEEQAASLEETAASMEQLTGTVKQNAENARQASQLAKGAAEIAEKGGRVVAGVVTTMGNIADSSKKIA